In the uncultured Methanolobus sp. genome, one interval contains:
- a CDS encoding winged helix-turn-helix transcriptional regulator, translating into MRELEDDGRVIRKMYPEIPPRVEYSLTDFGKTIIPVPEALAEWGLTYMDVMHGGKCRND; encoded by the coding sequence CTGCGGGAACTTGAAGATGACGGGCGTGTGATTAGAAAGATGTACCCCGAAATCCCACCCAGAGTGGAATATTCATTAACAGATTTTGGAAAGACGATCATCCCGGTACCTGAAGCCCTGGCAGAGTGGGGACTTACATATATGGACGTCATGCACGGCGGAAAATGCAGAAATGATTGA